A window of the Paraburkholderia sp. ZP32-5 genome harbors these coding sequences:
- a CDS encoding fimbrial protein codes for MPLDTSIPLASVPGASISGTLISARFVSQMFVTVNLVATGIPIVPGKLTLNPSGSGAGVTGRVGSLFALSGGGITSNVTVPSNQTTIAAPACSVTTPSSAVTLSPVPVSTLRGVGSAAGSGSVSLSLNCAADAGRIFVTLTDSTNPTNSGNTLSLASGSTASGVALQILDPSGNPILYGPDSSNVGNTNQWLVGPANVGTMNIPLTVRYVQTGAKVQPGTVNGVATFTMSYQ; via the coding sequence ATGCCACTAGACACGAGTATTCCCTTGGCATCTGTCCCCGGTGCGTCTATCAGTGGAACGCTAATCTCTGCCAGATTTGTTTCTCAAATGTTTGTCACCGTAAATCTTGTCGCGACGGGGATACCGATCGTGCCTGGCAAACTGACATTAAACCCGAGTGGCAGTGGGGCTGGTGTAACCGGCAGAGTTGGGTCTTTATTCGCGCTTTCAGGCGGTGGCATAACTTCTAACGTAACCGTCCCCAGCAACCAAACGACGATCGCAGCGCCTGCGTGCTCAGTGACAACTCCTTCTTCTGCAGTCACACTAAGCCCGGTTCCGGTAAGTACATTGAGAGGCGTCGGGTCTGCTGCAGGGAGCGGCTCTGTGTCACTAAGTCTCAATTGTGCCGCCGATGCAGGTCGAATCTTTGTCACGCTGACCGACAGCACTAATCCAACTAATTCGGGAAACACGCTTTCGCTAGCATCTGGCTCGACTGCAAGCGGCGTCGCGCTGCAGATACTGGATCCGTCGGGGAATCCGATCCTGTATGGCCCGGATTCATCGAACGTCGGAAATACCAATCAATGGCTGGTCGGTCCGGCTAATGTTGGGACGATGAATATTCCGCTTACCGTGAGATATGTGCAGACGGGCGCGAAGGTCCAGCCGGGCACCGTCAACGGAGTCGCCACCTTCACGATGTCGTATCAGTAG